In a genomic window of Zingiber officinale cultivar Zhangliang chromosome 9B, Zo_v1.1, whole genome shotgun sequence:
- the LOC122024163 gene encoding lysine-specific demethylase JMJ706-like isoform X1 encodes MVEGRACLSIEASNQLKILKQKKLEFYKETKAVQGTVNATSAMSRSGGDALKTPAFWCSRFHGNVSELTPVSGSTKGAFSKHPVKKFETWDLQWIEKVPECPVFCPSVEEFKNPLDYLQQIAPSASKYGICKIVSPLSASVPAGVVLMKELAGFKFTTRVQPLRLAEWSADDMVTFFMSGRAYTFRDFEKMANKEFSRRFSSTGCLPAKFIEEQFWHEIAFGKTEMVEYACDVDGSAFSSSPKDQLGQSNWNLKKIACLSKSILRHLVKPVPGVTDPMLYIGMLFSMFAWHVEDHYLYSISYHHCGASKTWYGIPGYAAADFEKVVQNHVYGSGILQGEREDVAFDLLLGKTTMFPPNILLEHNVPVYKAVQKPGEYIVTFPRAYHAGFSHGFNCGEAVNFAIGDWFPFGEMASQRYAVLNRMPLLPHEELLCGEALFLSNKLSDLACKNGVPSIEESITQRKVKLSFVHLMRFQHRARWSLMKLGAQTCIKSDNVPCGICKRDCYVSHVICNCSKDPICFRHEGELRNCCCKNNRIVFHRGNIMELEALSRTFEKEDISNEIQNPEHQGSHFYLSSRSFYGVEDDGYSPYCAIKVEVNSESCSPETSTKQDGDDSDSEIFRVKRRPSIKLQKRSIDDTFCSDYQGHQGQRRLKKLCLKGRHLDIADGPNSINHHQKNRKPSLSRAYRGKAPESSKFGRDYSSDSVVKVKLNQNKRAASPFFY; translated from the exons ATG GTGGAAGGAAGGGCTTGCTTGTCTATAGAGGCTAGTAATCAGTTAAAAATACTGAAGCAGAAAAAACTTGAGTTTTATAAAGAGACCAAAGCAGTACAAGGAACTGTCAATGCTACAAGTGCAATGTCTAGAAGTGGAGGTGATGCTTTAAAAACTCCAGCATTCTGGTGTTCTAGATTTCATGGGAATGTCAGTGAATTGACTCCTGTCAGTGGATCCACAAAGGGTGCTTTTTCCAAGCATCCAGTGAAAAAGTTTGAAACATGGGACTTGCAATGGATTGAAAAGGTCCCAGAATGTCCAGTCTTTTGCCCCTCAGTTGAGGAGTTCAAGAATCCACTTGATTATCTTCAACAGATTGCTCCTAGTGCTTCAAAATATG GCATATGCAAAATTGTCTCTCCCTTAAGTGCTTCAGTTCCTGCTGGTGTTGTCTTGATGAAAGAATTAGCTGGGTTCAAGTTCACTACCAGGGTACAACCTCTCCGTCTTGCTGAGTGGTCTGCAGATGACATGGTCACCTTCTTCATGAGTGGAAG AGCGTATACATTTCGGGATTTTGAGaagatggcaaacaaagaatttTCTCGAAGATTTTCTAGCACTGGATGTCTCCCAGCTAAGTTTATTGAGGAGCAATTTTGGCATGAAATTGCATTTGGAAAGACAGAAATGGTTGAGTATGCTTGTGATGTTGATGGAAGTGCCTTCTCGTCCTCTCCTAAAGATCAACTTGGACAGAGCAATTGGAACTTGAAG AAAATTGCTTGTCTGTCAAAGTCTATACTACGACATCTTGTTAAACCAGTTCCT GGAGTAACAGACCCCATGCTTTACATTGGGATGCTTTTTAGTATGTTTGCTTGGCATGTAGAAGATCACTATCTGTACAG CATTAGTTACCATCACTGTGGGGCTTCTAAAACATGGTATGGAATCCCTGGCTATGCTGCTGCAGACTTTGAAAAGGTGGTGCAGAATCATGTATACGGTTCTGGTATTTTGCAAGGTGAAAGAGAAGATGTGGCTTTTGATTTACTTCTCGGGAAGACCACGATGTTTCCACCAAATATTCTATTAGAACATAATGTCCCTGTTTATAAAGCTGTACAAAAACCTGGAGAATACATTGTCACCTTTCCTAGGGCTTATCATGCAGGATTCAGTCATG GATTCAATTGTGGTGAGGCAGTGAACTTCGCAATTGGTGATTGGTTTCCATTTGGTGAAATGGCTAGCCAACGTTATGCAGTTCTGAACCGAATGCCATTGCTACCTCATGAGGAACTCCTATGTGGGGAAGCACTTTTTCTTTCCAACAAATTATCAGATTTAGCTTGTAAAAATGGGGTCCCTTCAATTGAAGAGTCTATAACACAACGGAAAGTCAAACTTTCTTTTGTACACTTAATGCGCTTCCAACACCGTGCTCGGTGGTCGCTGATGAAGTTAGGAGCCCAGACATGCATTAAGTCTGATAATGTACCTTGTGGAATATGCAAACGTGATTGCTATGTTTCTCATGTTATATGTAATTGCAGCAAGGATCCGATATGTTTCCGCCATG AGGGAGAGCTCAGAAACTGCTGTTGCAAAAACAACCGGATTGTATTTCATAGAGGGAACATTATGGAATTGGAAGCTCTATCAAGAACATTTGAGAAAGAGGACATATCCAATGAAATTCAAAATCCGGAACACCAAGGCAGCCATTTTTATCTTTCATCAAGGTCATTCTATGGGGTTGAAGATGATGGCTATTCTCCTTATTGTGCTATAAAAGTTGAAG TTAACTCCGAGTCTTGTTCTCCTGAAACTTCCACTAAACAAGATGGTGATGATTCTGACTCTGAAATATTCAGAGTCAAGCGAAGACCTTCCATCAAATTGCAGAAAAGATCCATTGATGATACATTTTGCTCTGATTACCAAGGTCACCAG GGCCAAAGACGGTTGAAGAAACTTTGCCTAAAAGGAAGGCATCTTGATATAGCAGATGGCCCTAATTCAATCAATCATCATCAAAAGAATCGCAAACCTTCTTTAAGCCGGGCGTACCGAGGGAAGGCACCAGAGTCATCCAAATTCGGCAGGGATTATTCATCAGACAGTGTTGTGAAGGTAAAATTGAACCAGAACAAGCGAGCCGCTAGTCCCTTCTTTTACTAA
- the LOC122024163 gene encoding lysine-specific demethylase JMJ706-like isoform X2 codes for MSRSGGDALKTPAFWCSRFHGNVSELTPVSGSTKGAFSKHPVKKFETWDLQWIEKVPECPVFCPSVEEFKNPLDYLQQIAPSASKYGICKIVSPLSASVPAGVVLMKELAGFKFTTRVQPLRLAEWSADDMVTFFMSGRAYTFRDFEKMANKEFSRRFSSTGCLPAKFIEEQFWHEIAFGKTEMVEYACDVDGSAFSSSPKDQLGQSNWNLKKIACLSKSILRHLVKPVPGVTDPMLYIGMLFSMFAWHVEDHYLYSISYHHCGASKTWYGIPGYAAADFEKVVQNHVYGSGILQGEREDVAFDLLLGKTTMFPPNILLEHNVPVYKAVQKPGEYIVTFPRAYHAGFSHGFNCGEAVNFAIGDWFPFGEMASQRYAVLNRMPLLPHEELLCGEALFLSNKLSDLACKNGVPSIEESITQRKVKLSFVHLMRFQHRARWSLMKLGAQTCIKSDNVPCGICKRDCYVSHVICNCSKDPICFRHEGELRNCCCKNNRIVFHRGNIMELEALSRTFEKEDISNEIQNPEHQGSHFYLSSRSFYGVEDDGYSPYCAIKVEVNSESCSPETSTKQDGDDSDSEIFRVKRRPSIKLQKRSIDDTFCSDYQGHQGQRRLKKLCLKGRHLDIADGPNSINHHQKNRKPSLSRAYRGKAPESSKFGRDYSSDSVVKVKLNQNKRAASPFFY; via the exons ATGTCTAGAAGTGGAGGTGATGCTTTAAAAACTCCAGCATTCTGGTGTTCTAGATTTCATGGGAATGTCAGTGAATTGACTCCTGTCAGTGGATCCACAAAGGGTGCTTTTTCCAAGCATCCAGTGAAAAAGTTTGAAACATGGGACTTGCAATGGATTGAAAAGGTCCCAGAATGTCCAGTCTTTTGCCCCTCAGTTGAGGAGTTCAAGAATCCACTTGATTATCTTCAACAGATTGCTCCTAGTGCTTCAAAATATG GCATATGCAAAATTGTCTCTCCCTTAAGTGCTTCAGTTCCTGCTGGTGTTGTCTTGATGAAAGAATTAGCTGGGTTCAAGTTCACTACCAGGGTACAACCTCTCCGTCTTGCTGAGTGGTCTGCAGATGACATGGTCACCTTCTTCATGAGTGGAAG AGCGTATACATTTCGGGATTTTGAGaagatggcaaacaaagaatttTCTCGAAGATTTTCTAGCACTGGATGTCTCCCAGCTAAGTTTATTGAGGAGCAATTTTGGCATGAAATTGCATTTGGAAAGACAGAAATGGTTGAGTATGCTTGTGATGTTGATGGAAGTGCCTTCTCGTCCTCTCCTAAAGATCAACTTGGACAGAGCAATTGGAACTTGAAG AAAATTGCTTGTCTGTCAAAGTCTATACTACGACATCTTGTTAAACCAGTTCCT GGAGTAACAGACCCCATGCTTTACATTGGGATGCTTTTTAGTATGTTTGCTTGGCATGTAGAAGATCACTATCTGTACAG CATTAGTTACCATCACTGTGGGGCTTCTAAAACATGGTATGGAATCCCTGGCTATGCTGCTGCAGACTTTGAAAAGGTGGTGCAGAATCATGTATACGGTTCTGGTATTTTGCAAGGTGAAAGAGAAGATGTGGCTTTTGATTTACTTCTCGGGAAGACCACGATGTTTCCACCAAATATTCTATTAGAACATAATGTCCCTGTTTATAAAGCTGTACAAAAACCTGGAGAATACATTGTCACCTTTCCTAGGGCTTATCATGCAGGATTCAGTCATG GATTCAATTGTGGTGAGGCAGTGAACTTCGCAATTGGTGATTGGTTTCCATTTGGTGAAATGGCTAGCCAACGTTATGCAGTTCTGAACCGAATGCCATTGCTACCTCATGAGGAACTCCTATGTGGGGAAGCACTTTTTCTTTCCAACAAATTATCAGATTTAGCTTGTAAAAATGGGGTCCCTTCAATTGAAGAGTCTATAACACAACGGAAAGTCAAACTTTCTTTTGTACACTTAATGCGCTTCCAACACCGTGCTCGGTGGTCGCTGATGAAGTTAGGAGCCCAGACATGCATTAAGTCTGATAATGTACCTTGTGGAATATGCAAACGTGATTGCTATGTTTCTCATGTTATATGTAATTGCAGCAAGGATCCGATATGTTTCCGCCATG AGGGAGAGCTCAGAAACTGCTGTTGCAAAAACAACCGGATTGTATTTCATAGAGGGAACATTATGGAATTGGAAGCTCTATCAAGAACATTTGAGAAAGAGGACATATCCAATGAAATTCAAAATCCGGAACACCAAGGCAGCCATTTTTATCTTTCATCAAGGTCATTCTATGGGGTTGAAGATGATGGCTATTCTCCTTATTGTGCTATAAAAGTTGAAG TTAACTCCGAGTCTTGTTCTCCTGAAACTTCCACTAAACAAGATGGTGATGATTCTGACTCTGAAATATTCAGAGTCAAGCGAAGACCTTCCATCAAATTGCAGAAAAGATCCATTGATGATACATTTTGCTCTGATTACCAAGGTCACCAG GGCCAAAGACGGTTGAAGAAACTTTGCCTAAAAGGAAGGCATCTTGATATAGCAGATGGCCCTAATTCAATCAATCATCATCAAAAGAATCGCAAACCTTCTTTAAGCCGGGCGTACCGAGGGAAGGCACCAGAGTCATCCAAATTCGGCAGGGATTATTCATCAGACAGTGTTGTGAAGGTAAAATTGAACCAGAACAAGCGAGCCGCTAGTCCCTTCTTTTACTAA